ATGATCTGCGGTTTAAGATGGGCCAGTTCCTTCACGGAAGAGTAGACCTCCTTGAACTTTACCTTCCGGTTGATGGCGCCGGATAGCGTGATACCCTGATCGCGGATACTATTGATCTTGACCTTATCAAGATCACAAACGGCCACTTCAAGTCCGGCTTCCTGCAGATGTGCACTGAGGATCATTCCTACCGGACCCATCCCAACCACAGCTACCCTGTTTATTTTTGCCGCGCTCATATCAGCTTATTTCTTTTATACCTTCCAGTTGTTCAATAAAGGTTTCCAGTTTGGTTACCGATTGCCCCTCCGAATAAAATCTCAGATCACACAGGTCGCCTTCAATAACCAGGGAGGGAATTCCGGTAGCGGAGGAAAACCGCTGGGGCAGTCCGAATCTTGAATTGGAATTGTTAAAGCATGTTTTCGCATCATGAAATACCATTCCATCCACTTTATATTCTTCCGCAATGGATTTCAGCAACTGAAATTTAGCTTCCTCACTGCGGTTGATAAAAATAACGGTGTACGCCTCTGCTGATGAGCGGAAAGGATCCTTTTCATCGAAGGCATCGAACACCCAGCTATTGCAATAAGTAGATGCAACTACACTGGAATGATTTGCACAAAACAAATCGGAAAGATTCCGCAGTTTCCCCCATATCGGCATGCCGTCCCAATACATTCTGGTACGTTCTCCAGGAATCATTCCCAGTCCCTTCTTCACGTTATCATTCAGTTCCTGCAGCAATCCCCGGTAATACTCCACGGCCACATCTGTTCCGCGAAGAACAACGATAGGCCCCATATGAATTGCGCCATCAAAAAAACAAAGCGGTGCAGGTGTGTTTTTTGCAGTAGCCAGCACGTCTTTCCAGAGGTTGGTAGCTATTTTGCTTTTCTTCAGTACTTCACGGAAGCGGTCGATATCGAATTTTACGCCGCTGGTTTTTTCACAAACCGGTACCAGTTCCTCCATTTGACGCGCTACGTCGTCTATCTCACTTTGCGTAATGGCGCTGATATGACGGGGCGGGAAAATTCCCACAGAAGGACAATTAAAACGGGTTCCGTAATAGTTGAACCAATCCTGCACCTCTCTGCACTGGTTTGTATTGTAAACAATCAGATCCGGTTTCGGGATGGAAGGAAGACCATAATGCTTAGTAAGCGGGGTCTCTCCCTTCAAATACGCGCCAATATCGGAAGTAAGGTAAGAGCAGATATCACCCGCATATCCCATACTTACTGTTTCCGGGATGTACTCTCCGGCCAGCCGGGTTGCGCCAAGCAAAGCTCCGTGGTTTTCCGGGAAATAAACTTTGAACCCGAAGGAACGGAGTAATTCTGCAGGACCCACACTTGTACACCAGGCTACCTTTCCGGGTTTCAGAAAATCCGTGAAGTAGTCTTTCATGACTTT
Above is a genomic segment from Bacteroidia bacterium containing:
- a CDS encoding 2-hydroxyacyl-CoA dehydratase, giving the protein MYEIKSTVNLKKVMKDYFTDFLKPGKVAWCTSVGPAELLRSFGFKVYFPENHGALLGATRLAGEYIPETVSMGYAGDICSYLTSDIGAYLKGETPLTKHYGLPSIPKPDLIVYNTNQCREVQDWFNYYGTRFNCPSVGIFPPRHISAITQSEIDDVARQMEELVPVCEKTSGVKFDIDRFREVLKKSKIATNLWKDVLATAKNTPAPLCFFDGAIHMGPIVVLRGTDVAVEYYRGLLQELNDNVKKGLGMIPGERTRMYWDGMPIWGKLRNLSDLFCANHSSVVASTYCNSWVFDAFDEKDPFRSSAEAYTVIFINRSEEAKFQLLKSIAEEYKVDGMVFHDAKTCFNNSNSRFGLPQRFSSATGIPSLVIEGDLCDLRFYSEGQSVTKLETFIEQLEGIKEIS